A window of the Lagenorhynchus albirostris chromosome 1, mLagAlb1.1, whole genome shotgun sequence genome harbors these coding sequences:
- the VIM gene encoding vimentin: MSSRSVSSSSYRRMFGGPGTASRPSSSRSYVTTATRTYSLGSALRPGTSRSLYASSPGGVYATRSAAMRLRSSVPGVRLLQDSVDFSLADAINTEFKNTRTNEKVELQELNDRFANYIDKVRFLEQQNKILLAELEQLKGQGKSRLGDLYEEEMRELRRQVDQLTNDKARVEVERDNLSEDIMRLREKLQEEMLQREEAESTLQSFRQDVDNASLARLDLERKVESLQEEIAFLKKLHDEEIQELQAQIQEQHVQIDMDVSKPDLTAALRDVRQQYESVAAKNLQEAEEWYKSKFADLSEAANRNNDALRQAKQESNEYRRQVQSLTCEVDALKGTNESLERQMREMEENFSVEAANYQDTIGRLQDEIQNMKEEMARHLREYQDLLNVKMALDIEIATYRKLLEGEESRIALPLPNFSSLNLRETNLDSLPLVDTHSKRTLLIKTVETRDGQVINETSQHHDDLE; the protein is encoded by the exons ATGTCCAGCAGGTCCGTGTCCTCGTCCTCCTACCGCAGGATGTTCGGCGGCCCTGGCACCGCGAGCCGGCCGAGCTCCAGCCGGAGCTACGTGACCACGGCCACCCGCACCTACAGCCTGGGCAGCGCGCTGCGCCCCGGCACCAGCCGCAGCCTCTACGCCTCGTCCCCGGGCGGCGTGTACGCCACGCGCTCCGCGGCCATGCGCCTGCGGAGCAGCGTGCCCGGCGTGCGCCTGCTGCAGGACTCGGTGGACTTCTCGCTGGCCGACGCCATCAACACCGAGTTCAAGAACACCCGCACCAACGAGAAGGTGGAGCTGCAGGAGCTGAACGACCGCTTCGCCAACTACATCGACAAGGTGCGCTTCCTGGAGCAGCAGAACAAGATCCTGCTGGCCGAGCTCGAGCAGCTCAAGGGCCAGGGCAAGTCGCGCCTGGGGGACCTCTACGAGGAGGAGATGCGAGAGCTGCGCCGGCAGGTGGACCAACTCACCAACGACAAAGCCCGCGTCGAGGTGGAGCGCGACAACCTGTCCGAGGACATCATGCGTCTCCGGGAGAA GTTGCAGGAGGAGATGCTTCAGAGGGAGGAAGCCGAGAGCACCCTGCAGTCTTTCAGACAG GATGTTGACAATGCTTCTTTGGCACGTCTGGACCTGGAGCGTAAAGTGGAATCCTTGCAAGAAGAGATTGCCTTTTTGAAGAAACTACACGATGAG gAAATCCAGGAGCTGCAGGCCCAGATTCAAGAACAGCACGTCCAGATCGATATGGATGTTTCCAAGCCCGACCTCACGGCTGCCCTGCGTGACGTCCGCCAGCAGTACGAGAGCGTGGCCGCCAAGAACCTCCAGGAGGCTGAGGAGTGGTACAAGTCCAAG TTCGCTGACCTCTCCGAGGCTGCTAACCGCAACAACGATGCCCTGCGCCAGGCCAAGCAGGAGTCGAACGAGTACCGTCGGCAGGTGCAGTCCCTCACCTGCGAGGTGGATGCCCTCAAAGGCACC AACGAGTCTCTGGAACGCCAGATGCGTGAAATGGAAGAGAACTTTTCCGTGGAAGCTGCTAACTACCAAGACACTATTGGCCGCCTGCAGGACGAGATTCAGAACATGAAGGAAGAGATGGCTCGTCACCTGCGTGAATACCAAGATCTGCTGAATGTTAAGATGGCTCTCGACATCGAGATTGCCACCTACAGGAAGCtgctggaaggagaggagagcag GATTGCTCTGCCTCTTCCAAACTTTTCTTCCCTGAACCTGAGGG aaACCAATCTGGATTCACTCCCTCTGGTTGACACCCATTCAAAAAGGACACTTCTGATTAAGACGGTTGAAACCAGAGATGGACAG GTCATCAACGAAACTTCCCAGCATCACGATGACCTGGAATAA